In the genome of Anabas testudineus chromosome 4, fAnaTes1.2, whole genome shotgun sequence, one region contains:
- the scp2b gene encoding sterol carrier protein 2b yields the protein MPEVQTPRIQAITTSANAGLEGFKAHAVFQEINKKLQEEGEQFVKKIGGVFAFKVKDGPNGQEATWFVDVKNGKGCVHNDVAKKADCTIAMSDTDLLALMTGKMNPQTAFFQGKLKITGNMGLAMKLQSLQLQPAKAKL from the exons ATGCCTGAAGTACAAACACCAAG GATTCAAGCCATTACTACCAGTGCTAATGCCGGACTGGAGGGTTTCAAGGCACATGCTGTGTTCCAGGAAATCAACAAGAAGCTCCAGGAG GAAGGGGAGCAGTTTGTGAAAAAGATCGGAGGGGTGTTTGCCTTCAAAGTGAAGGACGGCCCAAATGGACAAGAAGCAACTTGGTTTGTGGATGTGAAGAATGGCAAAGGCTGTGTTCACAATGATGTTG CTAAGAAAGCAGACTGCACCATTGCCATGTCGGACACAGATTTGTTGGCTTTGATGACAGGCAAGATGAACCCACAGACT GCGTTTTTCCAGGGCAAGCTGAAGATCACAGGGAACATGGGGCTGGCCATGAAGCTTCAAagcctgcagctgcagcctgcCAAGGCCAAGCTGTAG